Proteins from a genomic interval of Vanacampus margaritifer isolate UIUO_Vmar chromosome 4, RoL_Vmar_1.0, whole genome shotgun sequence:
- the LOC144050221 gene encoding uncharacterized protein LOC144050221 isoform X4 has product MKDINYQYISEEDLHPEQQVHTSIKEEEELEPHHIKEEEEEPDITEFPLTVIVKSEDEGEDHCGGSQADNLLAPLSDSDDTSSHSRDIHDDEHSKGDLTSRTNNKRVKCSQCDNTFFNKSSLKRHMRTHTGEKPFGCSICGLRVTQKSILTTHMRTHTGEKPFACSVCGKKFYVKGQLRTHTRIHTGEKPFACLVCGKTFSLKASIITHTRTHTGEKPFICSVCNFSFSAYSGLFKHMKTHTGKKEFSCSVCCKRFARSCSLTTHTRIHTGEKPFNCNVCEKRFSRKDQVKRHKCAGEKSSSH; this is encoded by the exons ATGAAAGACATCAACTACCAGT ATATCAGTGAAGAAGACCTTCATCCCGAGCAGCAGGTGCACACAAGcattaaagaggaagaagagctcGAGCCCCATCACatcaaagaggaagaggaagagccTGACATCACTGAATTTCCATTGACTGTCATTGTAAAGAGTGAAGATGAAGGGGAAGACCACTGCggaggatcacaagcagacaaCCTCTTAGCTCCTCTATCAGATAGTGATGACACGTCATCACACTCTCGTGACATTCACGATGACGAACACTCCAAAGGTGATTTGACGTCTCGCACCAACAACAAACGTgtgaaatgttctcagtgtgacaATACTTTTTTCAACAAGTCATCATTGAAAAgacacatgagaacacacactggggagaagCCGTTTGGCTGCTCAATCTGTGGTCTTAGAGTAACTCAAAAGAGTATTTTAACAActcacatgagaacacacacaggtgagaaaccttttgcctgctcagtttgtggaaAAAAGTTCTATGTCAAGGGACAATTAAGAACACATACTCGGAtacacactggggagaaaccttttgcttGTTTGGTGTGTGGTAAAACATTCTCTTTGAAGGCAAGTATAATAACGCACACAAGAacgcacactggagagaaaccttttatcTGCTCAGTCTGCAATTTTAGTTTCAGTGCTTATTCGGGATTGTTTAaacatatgaaaacacacactggGAAGAAAGAAttttcctgctcagtttgttgTAAAAGATTTGCTCGAAGCTGCAGTTTGACAACACATACAAGAatacacactggtgagaaaccgtTCAATTGCAATGTGTGTGAGAAAAGGTTCTCTCGTAAGGATCAGGTTAAGAGACACAAGTGTGCTGGCGAAAAGAGCAGTAGTCACTGA
- the LOC144050215 gene encoding uncharacterized protein LOC144050215, with protein sequence MCAKSVKKEEYDEELCWPKEENQPTLEEAADVTRDDFHPEQQELERLLIKEEEQKDEISKFPLAGVFVKSEEGDEDHCGESASDGLLAPLSDSDNLTSQSPHTEDRGEMKGHTDNKCVKCSECDKTFYNKSLLKIHTRTHTGEKPFKCSVCGKKFSRKENLNIHARTHTGVKPFVCSDCGKTFSVKTSLTTHTRTHTGEKPFVCTVCGKRFAQRGTLTAHTRTHTGEKPFACSICGKRFSKNTNLTAHNRTHTGGKPFACSVCGQRFSLKTNLIMHTRTHTGEKHLVCSVCGQRFSREGAARKHKRTHAAEKPFACSVCRKRFSRKGAVRKHKRTHTGEKPFVCSVCSFSFLDRSGLMKHMETNHLPLNKD encoded by the exons atgtgtgcaaaAAGCGTGAAGAAAGAAGAGTACGATGAGGAACTTTGTTGGCCCAAAGAGGAGAACCAGCCAACACTGGAGGAGGCAGCAG ATGTCACAAGAGATGATTTTCATCCAGAGCAGCAGGAGCTTGAGCGGCTGCtcataaaagaagaagagcagAAGGACGAAATCAGCAAGTTTCCATTGGCTGGCGTCTTTGTGAAGAGTGAAGAAGGTGACGAAGACCACTGTGGAGAATCGGCGTCCGACGGCCTCTTAGCTCCACTGTCAGATAGTGACAACTTAACGTCACAATCTCCCCACACTGAAGACCGAGGCGAAATGAAAGGTCACACTGACaacaaatgtgtgaaatgttCGGAGTGTGACAAAACTTTTTACAACAAATCATTgttgaaaatacacacaagaacacacactggagaaaaaccttttaaatgctcagtttgtgggaaaaaattctctCGTAAGGAAAATTTGAACATACACGCAAGAACGCACACTGGGGTAAAACCTTTTGTTTGCTCGgattgtggtaaaacattttctGTAAAGACAAGTTTAACAACGCACACAAGAAcgcacactggtgagaaaccttttgtctgcacagtttgtggtaaaagattcgCTCAAAGGGGCACGTTGACAGctcacacaagaacacacacaggagaaaaaccttttgcctgttcaatttgtggtaaaagattctccaaaaatacaaatttaacagCACACAACAGAACTCACACCGGTGGAAAACCTTTTgcgtgctcagtttgtggtcaaagattttctttaaagacaaatttaataatgcacacaagaacacacacgggggaaaaacatttggtctgttcagtttgtggtcaaagattctcTAGAGAGGGAGCtgcaagaaaacacaaaagaacACATGCTGCAGAGAAACCCTTTGCATGCTCAGTTTGTCGTAAAAGATTCTCGAGAAAGGGAGCTGtaagaaaacacaaaagaacGCACACCGGCGAGAAACCttttgtgtgctcagtttgcAGCTTCAGTTTTCTTGATCGTTCAGGCTTGATGAAACACATGGAAACAAATCACTTACCCTTAAACAAGGACTGA
- the LOC144050194 gene encoding uncharacterized protein LOC144050194, translating to MCARTTTEYVEELCRTKEEKERKRQLLIAICKQPRLVLHRIDVDEYLRPEQQQPPEYPHIKEEAKEPDFPQIKKEEEQEHPHIKEEEQENEVSIQVNGVMVKSEGDDGDHFGESQSDDGDVTSHSSNYDDDDEVQQAKIHDKWHRYKHRYTCSHCDRIFPSKSLLAIHTRSHSGEKPFACSVCGSRFTLKQSLKKHSMVHTGERPFVCSVCGKRFRRSGDLKIHTTTHTGEKPFSCLLCGKRFSLKRLLKMHTRTHTGERPYPCEVCGKRFRNAAHLLRHTKTHTGEKPFPCSICGEKFSIKANLRRHIRRHNGEKPFACSICGKRFCQEGLKMHLRVHTGEKPYCCSDCGKRFSSKTHLIRHTRLHTGDKPYACSICGRRFAQKEDLTAHTRTHTGEKPFACSVCGKRFSIKKSLAVHTRIHTGENVFPCSVCGKIFIKKSNLKTHAMIHTGEKPYSCSVCDKRFNQQSLVSKHKCRGLKAADNEVAK from the exons atgtgtgcaagAACGACAACAGAGTATGTGGAGGAACTCTGTCGAACAAAAGAGGAGAAGGAGCGAAAACGTCAATTGCTGATCGCCATTTGCAAGCAGCCTCGACTCGTATTGCACAGAATAG ACGTTGATGAATATCTTCGTcctgagcagcagcagccgccaGAGTACCCCCACATCAAAGAAGAGGCGAAGGAGCCAGATTTCCCTCAGattaaaaaggaggaggagcaaGAGCACCCTCACATTAAGGAAGAAGAGCAGGAAAATGAAGTCAGTATTCAAGTGAATGGTGTCATGGTGAAGAGTGAAGGAGATGATGGAGACCACTTTGGAGAATCCCAGTCAGACGACGGTGACGTAACCTCACACTCTTCAAActacgatgatgatgatgaagtacAACAGGCCAAAATTCATGACAAATGGCACAGATACAAACATCGTTATACTTGTTCTCACTGTGACAGAATTTTCCCCTCAAAGTCATTGTTGGCAATACACACAAGATCACACagtggagaaaaaccttttgcctgctcagtttgtggcagtAGGTTCACTTTAAAGCAATCTTTAAAGAAGCACTCCATGGTGCACACTGGAGAAAGACCTTTcgtctgctcagtttgtggtaaaagattcaGGCGAAGTGGAGATTTGAAAATacacacaacaacacacaccGGCGAAAAACCCTTTTCCTGCTTACTCTGTGGCAAaagattttctttaaaaagactcttaaaaatgcacacaagaacacacacgggAGAAAGGCCTTATCCCTGTGAAGTTTGTGGCAAGAGATTCCGTAACGCCGCACATTTATTAAGGCACACgaaaacccacactggtgaaaaaccCTTTCCCTGCTCAATTTGTGGCGAAAAATTCTCTATAAAGGCAAATTTAAGAAGGCACATAAGAAGACATAATGGTGAGAAACCGTTtgcctgctcaatttgtggtaaaagattctgcCAGGAAGGTCTTAAAATGCACCTGAGAGtacacacaggagaaaaacctTACTGCTGCTCAGattgtggtaaaagattctctTCAAAGACACATTTAATAAGACACACAAGATTACACACTGGAGATAAACCATATGCTTGCTCAATTTGCGGTAGAAGATTTGCTCAGAAGGAAGATTTAACGGCACACACGAGAAcgcacactggtgagaaaccatttgcctgttcagtttgtggtaaaagattctctATTAAGAAGTCTTTAGCAGTACACACAAGAATACACACTGGCGAGAATGTTTTTCCATGCTCAGTTTGTGGGAAGATATTTATCAAAAAGTCCAACTTAAAAACACACGCAATGatacacactggtgagaaaccgtACAGTTGCAGCGTGTGTGACAAAAGATTCAATCAGCAGAGTCTAGTCAGCAAACACAAGTGTCGTGGGCTGAAAGCAGCAGACAATGAAGTGGCAAAATAA
- the LOC144050221 gene encoding uncharacterized protein LOC144050221 isoform X3, which yields MCSKSVKEEYKWELSGTKEENERQYKLTADISEEDLHPEQQVHTSIKEEEELEPHHIKEEEEEPDITEFPLTVIVKSEDEGEDHCGGSQADNLLAPLSDSDDTSSHSRDIHDDEHSKGDLTSRTNNKRVKCSQCDNTFFNKSSLKRHMRTHTGEKPFGCSICGLRVTQKSILTTHMRTHTGEKPFACSVCGKKFYVKGQLRTHTRIHTGEKPFACLVCGKTFSLKASIITHTRTHTGEKPFICSVCNFSFSAYSGLFKHMKTHTGKKEFSCSVCCKRFARSCSLTTHTRIHTGEKPFNCNVCEKRFSRKDQVKRHKCAGEKSSSH from the exons ATGTGTTCAAAGAGTGTGAAAGAAGAGTATAAGTGGGAACTTTCTGGAACAAAAGAGGAGAATGAACGACAATATAAACTGACAGCAG ATATCAGTGAAGAAGACCTTCATCCCGAGCAGCAGGTGCACACAAGcattaaagaggaagaagagctcGAGCCCCATCACatcaaagaggaagaggaagagccTGACATCACTGAATTTCCATTGACTGTCATTGTAAAGAGTGAAGATGAAGGGGAAGACCACTGCggaggatcacaagcagacaaCCTCTTAGCTCCTCTATCAGATAGTGATGACACGTCATCACACTCTCGTGACATTCACGATGACGAACACTCCAAAGGTGATTTGACGTCTCGCACCAACAACAAACGTgtgaaatgttctcagtgtgacaATACTTTTTTCAACAAGTCATCATTGAAAAgacacatgagaacacacactggggagaagCCGTTTGGCTGCTCAATCTGTGGTCTTAGAGTAACTCAAAAGAGTATTTTAACAActcacatgagaacacacacaggtgagaaaccttttgcctgctcagtttgtggaaAAAAGTTCTATGTCAAGGGACAATTAAGAACACATACTCGGAtacacactggggagaaaccttttgcttGTTTGGTGTGTGGTAAAACATTCTCTTTGAAGGCAAGTATAATAACGCACACAAGAacgcacactggagagaaaccttttatcTGCTCAGTCTGCAATTTTAGTTTCAGTGCTTATTCGGGATTGTTTAaacatatgaaaacacacactggGAAGAAAGAAttttcctgctcagtttgttgTAAAAGATTTGCTCGAAGCTGCAGTTTGACAACACATACAAGAatacacactggtgagaaaccgtTCAATTGCAATGTGTGTGAGAAAAGGTTCTCTCGTAAGGATCAGGTTAAGAGACACAAGTGTGCTGGCGAAAAGAGCAGTAGTCACTGA
- the LOC144050192 gene encoding uncharacterized protein LOC144050192 has protein sequence MCTRSVKEEGYEEEICGRNERLRRVLDAVCKQPSLVLHTADVSEDLDLEHQEPEYSHNHEEEEEDPPFIEVEVQPEHLYFKEEDEEKFLHIEEVEEPEYPGVKEEEEEEFIMLPLAFCPLKSEDDEVKVGREDSGGAEPPRSSSNRHMTASQIEEGSQADGFVAPLSDSNDITSHTTDTDDDDDEHKQPEGDVSCCTDNKRAKCSLCGKTFSHKGSLKTHMRIHAGEKPFTCSVCGKSFTLKRDLITHTRTHTGEKPFICSLCDQRFSQMGNLRKHTRTHTGEKPFACSVCEKKFALKKNLTTHTRTHTGEKPFACPVCEKSFTLKKNLTTHTQRHTGEKHFVCSVCEKRFTLKTELTRHTRTHTGEKPFACSVCNERFSLRASLVAHTKIHTGEKPFVCSVCDQRFTLKRNLTAHTVIHSEEKPFACPVCGQRFAMKTNLTTHKRTHTGEKPFVCSVCDKRFSMKTNLTRHTRTHTGEKPFSCSECDRRFSNKHHVTRHKCFGEKSI, from the exons ATGTGCACAAGAAGTGTGAAAGAAGAAGGCTACGAAGAGGAGATTTGTGGGAGGAACGAACGGCTGCGTCGAGTACTGGACGCTGTTTGCAAGCAGCCTTCGCTTGTGTTACATACAGCAG ATGTCAGTGAAGATCTTGATCTTGAGCATCAGGAACCCGAGTACTCCCACAACcatgaggaagaagaggaagaccCCCCCTTCATTGAAGTGGAAGTGCAGCCTGAGCACCTTTATTttaaagaggaagatgaggaaaAGTTCCTTCACATTGAAGAAGTAGAAGAGCCAGAGTACCCCGGtgttaaagaggaagaggaggaagagttcATCATGTTGCCGTTGGCCTTTTGCCCtttgaagagtgaagatgatGAAGTCAAAGTTGGACGTGAGGATAGTGGAGGGGCGGAGCCTCCACGCAGCAGCTCAAATCGACACATGACAGCATCACAAATTGAGGAAGGTTCGCAAGCAGACGGATTTGTAGCTCCACTTTCTGATAGTAACGACATAACATCACACACTACTGACactgacgacgacgacgacgaacaTAAACAGCCTGAAGGCGATGTGTCATGTTGCACTGACAACAAACGTGCAAAATGTTCTCTTTGTGGAAAAACATTTAGTCATAAGGGCAGTTTGAAGACACACATGAGAATCCACGCTGGGGAAaaaccttttacctgctcagtttgtggcaaaagTTTCACTTTGAAGAGAGACTTaataacacacacacgaacacacactgGCGAGAAACCTTTTATCTGCTCGCTTTGTGATCAACGATTCTCTCAAATGGGAAACTtaagaaaacacacaagaacacacactggcgaaaaaccttttgcctgctcagtttgcgagaaaaaatttgctttgaagaaaaatttaacaacacacacaagaacacacactggtgaaaaACCATTTGCCTGCCCAGTTTGTGAGAAAAGTTTCACTTTGAAGAAAAATTtaacaacacatacacaaaggcacactggagagaaacattTTGTCTGTTCAGTTTGTGAAAAAAGATTCACGTTAAAGACAGAGTTAACAagacacacacgaacacacactggagaaaaaccttttgcctgctcagtttgtaaTGAAAGATTCAGTCTAAGGGCAAGTCTAGTAGCCCATACAAAaatccacactggagaaaaaccttttgtctgctcagtCTGTGATCAAAGATTCACTTTGAAGAGAAATTTGACAGCACACACAGTAATTCACTCTgaagagaaaccttttgcctgcccAGTTTGCGGTCAAAGGTTTGCTATGAAGACAAATTTAACAACGCACAAAAGAAcgcacactggggagaaaccatttgtctgctcagtttgtgataAAAGATTCTCTATGAAAACCAATCTAACaaggcacacaagaacacacactggagagaagccatTCAGTTGCAGTGAGTGCGATAGAAGATTCTCTAATAAGCATCATGTCACGAGACACAAGTGTTTTGGTGAGAAGAGCATTTGA
- the LOC144050221 gene encoding uncharacterized protein LOC144050221 isoform X2: MPCSTQYTKCVKSNLCKAKCVIDSDHFFQEYSEKTLIDISEEDLHPEQQVHTSIKEEEELEPHHIKEEEEEPDITEFPLTVIVKSEDEGEDHCGGSQADNLLAPLSDSDDTSSHSRDIHDDEHSKGDLTSRTNNKRVKCSQCDNTFFNKSSLKRHMRTHTGEKPFGCSICGLRVTQKSILTTHMRTHTGEKPFACSVCGKKFYVKGQLRTHTRIHTGEKPFACLVCGKTFSLKASIITHTRTHTGEKPFICSVCNFSFSAYSGLFKHMKTHTGKKEFSCSVCCKRFARSCSLTTHTRIHTGEKPFNCNVCEKRFSRKDQVKRHKCAGEKSSSH, translated from the exons ATGCCATGTAGTACACAATatacaaaatgtgtaaaaagtaaTTTGTGTAAAGCTAAATGTGTCATTGATTCTGACCATTTTTTTCAGGAATATTCCGAGAAAACACTTATAG ATATCAGTGAAGAAGACCTTCATCCCGAGCAGCAGGTGCACACAAGcattaaagaggaagaagagctcGAGCCCCATCACatcaaagaggaagaggaagagccTGACATCACTGAATTTCCATTGACTGTCATTGTAAAGAGTGAAGATGAAGGGGAAGACCACTGCggaggatcacaagcagacaaCCTCTTAGCTCCTCTATCAGATAGTGATGACACGTCATCACACTCTCGTGACATTCACGATGACGAACACTCCAAAGGTGATTTGACGTCTCGCACCAACAACAAACGTgtgaaatgttctcagtgtgacaATACTTTTTTCAACAAGTCATCATTGAAAAgacacatgagaacacacactggggagaagCCGTTTGGCTGCTCAATCTGTGGTCTTAGAGTAACTCAAAAGAGTATTTTAACAActcacatgagaacacacacaggtgagaaaccttttgcctgctcagtttgtggaaAAAAGTTCTATGTCAAGGGACAATTAAGAACACATACTCGGAtacacactggggagaaaccttttgcttGTTTGGTGTGTGGTAAAACATTCTCTTTGAAGGCAAGTATAATAACGCACACAAGAacgcacactggagagaaaccttttatcTGCTCAGTCTGCAATTTTAGTTTCAGTGCTTATTCGGGATTGTTTAaacatatgaaaacacacactggGAAGAAAGAAttttcctgctcagtttgttgTAAAAGATTTGCTCGAAGCTGCAGTTTGACAACACATACAAGAatacacactggtgagaaaccgtTCAATTGCAATGTGTGTGAGAAAAGGTTCTCTCGTAAGGATCAGGTTAAGAGACACAAGTGTGCTGGCGAAAAGAGCAGTAGTCACTGA
- the LOC144050221 gene encoding uncharacterized protein LOC144050221 isoform X1, with amino-acid sequence MRECKVLRFTRKMCAKRVKEEYGEKRCATEQRQHQLLESVFKKRHNVFHGSDISEEDLHPEQQVHTSIKEEEELEPHHIKEEEEEPDITEFPLTVIVKSEDEGEDHCGGSQADNLLAPLSDSDDTSSHSRDIHDDEHSKGDLTSRTNNKRVKCSQCDNTFFNKSSLKRHMRTHTGEKPFGCSICGLRVTQKSILTTHMRTHTGEKPFACSVCGKKFYVKGQLRTHTRIHTGEKPFACLVCGKTFSLKASIITHTRTHTGEKPFICSVCNFSFSAYSGLFKHMKTHTGKKEFSCSVCCKRFARSCSLTTHTRIHTGEKPFNCNVCEKRFSRKDQVKRHKCAGEKSSSH; translated from the exons ATGCGCGAGTGTAAAGTGTTGCGATTTACGCGTAAAATGTGTGCAAAAAGGGTTAAAGAAGAGTACGGGGAGAAACGTTGTGCAACGGAACAACGACAACATCAATTATTGGAGTCTGTTTTCAAGAAGCGCCACAATGTGTTTCACGGTTCAG ATATCAGTGAAGAAGACCTTCATCCCGAGCAGCAGGTGCACACAAGcattaaagaggaagaagagctcGAGCCCCATCACatcaaagaggaagaggaagagccTGACATCACTGAATTTCCATTGACTGTCATTGTAAAGAGTGAAGATGAAGGGGAAGACCACTGCggaggatcacaagcagacaaCCTCTTAGCTCCTCTATCAGATAGTGATGACACGTCATCACACTCTCGTGACATTCACGATGACGAACACTCCAAAGGTGATTTGACGTCTCGCACCAACAACAAACGTgtgaaatgttctcagtgtgacaATACTTTTTTCAACAAGTCATCATTGAAAAgacacatgagaacacacactggggagaagCCGTTTGGCTGCTCAATCTGTGGTCTTAGAGTAACTCAAAAGAGTATTTTAACAActcacatgagaacacacacaggtgagaaaccttttgcctgctcagtttgtggaaAAAAGTTCTATGTCAAGGGACAATTAAGAACACATACTCGGAtacacactggggagaaaccttttgcttGTTTGGTGTGTGGTAAAACATTCTCTTTGAAGGCAAGTATAATAACGCACACAAGAacgcacactggagagaaaccttttatcTGCTCAGTCTGCAATTTTAGTTTCAGTGCTTATTCGGGATTGTTTAaacatatgaaaacacacactggGAAGAAAGAAttttcctgctcagtttgttgTAAAAGATTTGCTCGAAGCTGCAGTTTGACAACACATACAAGAatacacactggtgagaaaccgtTCAATTGCAATGTGTGTGAGAAAAGGTTCTCTCGTAAGGATCAGGTTAAGAGACACAAGTGTGCTGGCGAAAAGAGCAGTAGTCACTGA
- the LOC144050189 gene encoding uncharacterized protein LOC144050189: MCTTSMKKEEYEGEMCRTKETKRQRRQRENAICKQPRVVLRRSDIIDEVLRPGQQEQEFPHLQEEEQKGQISEFPLSGVTVKIEEGDGEDDCGGSQTDGAMAPLSDGDNIMSHSSDDDDDDDYEDSKGGRTCHADSKCLKCPYCGKTFYRKYLLKSHARTHTGEKPYRCSVCGKSFSVKTNLLAHTRIHTGEKPYLCSFCGRSFSLKSNLTRHTRTHTGEKRFACSVCGKRFTDKRNLTSHTRAHTGEKPFVCSICGQSFSVKANLTRHTIEHTGEKLFACSVCGESFFTKNKLILHTRTHTGKKPFACSVCGKKLNRQIDLTMHARTHTGEKPYLCSVCGKSFSVKSNLTRHALRHTTHILEKRFACSVCGKRFAEKKRLTMHTRTHTGEKPFACSVCGKSFAIKSNLTRHTLSHTGKKLYACSVCGKRFAEKRSLTSHTSTHTGEKPFACSVCGKRLTQKASLIPHMRRHTGEKPFRCCVCDQSFSHKYQLKKHACAGDKTDDDGEDQTEASEAVM; this comes from the exons ATGTGCACAACAAGCATGAAAAAAGAAGAGTACGAGGGGGAAATGTGTCGGACGAAAGAGACCAAGCGGCAACGTCGTCAAAGGGAGAACGCGATTTGCAAGCAGCCTCGAGTTGTGCTGCGCCGATCAG ACATCATTGATGAAGTTCTTCGTCCCGGGCAGCAGGAGCAGGAGTTTCCTCACCTTCAAGAGGAAGAGCAAAAGGGTCAAATCAGCGAGTTTCCATTAAGCGGCGTCACTGTGAAGATTGAAGAAGGTGATGGAGAAGACGACTGTGGAGGATCACAGACGGACGGCGCCATGGCGCCACTTTCAGATGGCGACAACATCATgtcacactcctccgatgatgatgatgatgacgattaTGAAGACTCGAAAGGTGGCAGGACATGTCACGCGGACagcaaatgtttgaaatgtcctTACTGTGGCAAAACCTTTTATAGGAAGTATTTGTTGAAATCACacgcaagaacacacactggagagaaaccttatCGCTGCTCAGTTTGCGGTAAAAGCTTCTCTGTTAAGACAAATTTATTAGCACACACAAGAatacacacaggagaaaaacctTATCTCTGCTCATTTTGTGGTAGAAGCTTCTCTCTAAAGTCCAATTTAACAAGGCACACAAGAAcgcacactggggagaaacGTTTTGCCTGCTCTGTTTGTGGGAAAAGATTTACTGATAAGAGAAATTTAACATCACACACTAGagcacacactggagagaaaccttttgtctGTTCAATTTGTGGCCAAAGTTTTTCTGTGAAGGCAAATTTAACAAGGCACACAATTGAACACACGGGGGAGAAActttttgcctgctcagtttgtggggaaagtttttttacaaagaacaaattaatattgcacacaagaacacacacagggAAGAAACCCTTTGCTTGCTCTGTTTGTGGGAAAAAGTTAAATCGACAGATAGATTTAACAATGCAtgcaagaacacacacaggagaaaaaccttatctctgctcagtttgtggtaaaagctTCTCTGTAAAGTCGAATTTAACGAGGCATGCACTaagacacacaacacacattcTGGAGAAAcgttttgcctgctcagtttgtgggaaAAGATTTGCTGAAAAGAAACGCTTAACaatgcacacaagaacacacactggagaaaaaccttttgcctgctcggtGTGTGGTAAAAGCTTCGCCataaagtcaaatttaacaCGGCACACATTGAGCCACACTGGGAAGAAACTTTATGCTTGCTCtgtttgtggtaaaagatttgCCGAAAAGAGAAGTTTAACATCACACACGAgcacacacactggagaaaaaccattcgcatgctcagtttgtggtaagaGATTAACTCAGAAGGCAAGTTTGATACCACACATGCGCagacacactggtgagaaaccgtTCCGTTGCTGTGTGTGTGATCAAAGCTTCTCTCATAAATACCAGCTGAAGAAGCATGCTTGCGCTGGCGACAAGACTGACGATGACGGTGAAGATCAAACTGAAGCAAGTGAGGCTGTGATGTag